One part of the Chryseobacterium mulctrae genome encodes these proteins:
- a CDS encoding T9SS type A sorting domain-containing protein, which produces MKKGLLLISYPFSDSFVIFNGKRSRNLSFYALLFLLMLSSNVKAQGSFITLPGLSGEDGAFLGPYSNVPRRFQMLIAHAPISLMTNKYISSISFRLQDSHTNSWPISDTTFGSYEIYLSKGVAPPNMQMNFATNITGNQTMVKSGSLTIPAGSVPGGNSSNPYAYTFVFDTPYLYTGGNLVIEIRHTGSNSSTSVPSKAIYTNSTAYGTYLSACWELNTGITVANFSYIKINAVESLGVKSVTIDNGASVYPNPVKDILYVKSPEEIDEFHVFDLVGRRVFSQKNSSKLSQLKVSSLSKGNYILQLIHKDGNSTSTKFIKD; this is translated from the coding sequence ATGAAAAAAGGTCTACTCCTTATTAGTTATCCGTTCTCAGATTCATTTGTTATTTTTAACGGAAAAAGAAGCAGAAACCTGAGTTTCTATGCATTGTTGTTCTTATTAATGTTGTCTTCAAACGTTAAAGCGCAGGGCAGTTTTATCACTTTGCCCGGTCTTAGTGGTGAAGATGGGGCTTTTCTGGGACCATATTCAAATGTTCCAAGAAGATTTCAGATGCTTATTGCTCATGCTCCAATTTCTTTAATGACCAACAAATACATTAGCTCGATTTCGTTCAGGCTTCAGGATTCTCATACGAATTCTTGGCCGATTTCTGATACTACATTCGGCAGCTATGAGATTTATCTCAGCAAAGGAGTGGCTCCTCCCAATATGCAAATGAACTTTGCAACCAATATTACCGGGAATCAGACTATGGTGAAATCGGGCAGCCTTACGATCCCTGCAGGCTCTGTTCCTGGCGGAAACAGCAGCAATCCTTACGCTTATACCTTCGTATTCGATACGCCTTATCTTTATACGGGCGGAAATCTTGTTATAGAAATACGCCATACAGGGAGTAATAGTTCTACTTCGGTTCCTTCAAAGGCTATTTATACCAATTCCACAGCTTATGGAACCTACTTGTCTGCATGTTGGGAGCTGAATACTGGCATCACAGTGGCTAATTTTTCTTATATCAAAATAAATGCGGTCGAAAGCCTGGGTGTAAAATCTGTGACGATTGATAATGGTGCGTCAGTTTATCCCAACCCTGTAAAAGATATTCTTTATGTAAAATCTCCTGAAGAAATTGATGAATTTCATGTATTCGATCTTGTAGGCCGTAGAGTTTTTTCACAGAAAAACAGCTCAAAGCTATCGCAACTTAAGGTGTCATCGCTGTCAAAGGGAAATTATATTTTACAACTAATCCATAAAGACGGAAACTCAACCTCTACAAAATTTATTAAAGATTAA